One window from the genome of Poecilia reticulata strain Guanapo linkage group LG9, Guppy_female_1.0+MT, whole genome shotgun sequence encodes:
- the dbnlb gene encoding drebrin-like b isoform X3 — MAVNLSKNGPALTAAYKEVVDEKSDTNWALFTYEGNSNDIRLVEKGDGGLEELVEELNSGKVMYAFCRVQDPNSGLPKYVLINWTGEGVKDARKGICANHVSAMANFLKGAHVTINARADEDVEPEAIMQKVAKASGANYSFHKEASNRFQDSGPQGPVGSVYQKTNAMSEIRKTNKDNFWAQAEKEEEKRRLEDRRKAEEERQKLERERKDRETKEAVQRDKRDKERSSQIDQQKKYQQQLEAESKEQEKQRWEEQQQQNDAAQRKAVRRGDSVEKANEAASLISQRAVNPREMFKQRERGETPSDSDAPSAAPDSPQPGRLRSPFLSKQAYESERAGSPPRQASPSPVPAAVVRATEEAPAANSYVEETTYEEPAQVDESNSYEMTVEETSDRGICARALYDYQAADDTEISFDPDDVITGIEMIDEGWWRGFGPDGHFGMFPANYVELM; from the exons ATGGCTGTTAACCTCAGCAAAAATGGCCCTGCGTTAACAGCTGCCTATAAAGAAGTAGTAGATGAAAAATCCGACACGAACTG GGCCTTGTTCACCTACGAGGGAAACAGCAATGACATTCGCCTGGTAGAAAAAGGAG ATGGAGGCCTGGAGGAGCTGGTTGAGGAGCTCAACAGTGGAAAAGTGATGTACGCTTTCTGCCGGGTCCAGGATCCCAATTCCGGTCTGCCTAAATATGTCCTCATCAACTGG ACCGGAGAGGGTGTAAAAGATGCCAGGAAGGGAATATGTGCAAACCACGTCAGCGCCATGGCCAATTTCCTCAAG GGGGCCCATGTCACCATCAATGCCAGAGCAGATGAGGATGTGGAGCCTGAGGCGATCATGCAGAAGGTGGCCAAAGCTTCAGGAGCCAACTACAGCTTCCACAAAGAAGCCTCCAATCGCTTCCAGGACAGCGGCCCTCAGGGGCCCGTG GGTTCAGTGTACCAGAAAACCAACGCCATGTCAGAAATAAGGAAGACCAATAAAGACAACTTCTGGGCACAGGCAGAG aaagaagaggagaaacgtCGCCTGGAGGACCGTCGCAAGGCCGAGGAGGAGCGTCAAAAGctggagagggagaggaaagaCCGAGAGACCAAAGAGGCAGTGCAGAGGGACAAAAGGGACAAGGAGAGATCTTCTCAAATCGATCAACAAAA GAAgtatcagcagcagctggaagcCGAGAGCAAAGAGCAGGAAAAGCAACGCTGG gaggagcagcagcagcagaacgaTGCAGCTCAGAGGAAAGCAGTCAGGAGAGGCGACTCTGTGGAGAAAGCCAAC GAAGCGGCTTCTCTGATCTCTCAACGCGCCGTGAACCCCAGGGAAATGTTCAAGCAGCGGGAGCGAGGAGAGACTCCCAGCGACTCGGACGCTCCCTCTGCTGCCCCCGACAGCCCTCAGCCAG GGCGACTTCGAAGCCCTTTTCTGTCTAAGCAAGCGTACGAATCTGAGCGAGCCGGCTCACCTCCGCGCCAAGCTTCTCCTTCTCCTGTGCCAGCTGCTGTTGTTCGTGCCACAG aggagGCACCAGCTGCTAACTCGTATGTTGAAGAAACAACGTATGAAGAGCCTGCCCAG GTCGATGAGAGTAACTCTTATGAAATGACTGTAGAGGAAACGTCAGACAGAGGAATCTGTGCCAGAGCATTATATGACTATCAGGCTG CCGACGACACCGAGATCTCGTTCGACCCGGACGATGTCATCACCGGCATCGAAATGATCGACGAGGGCTGGTGGCGGGGATTCGGTCCGGACGGCCACTTCGGGATGTTCCCGGCCAATTACGTGGAGCTGATGTAG
- the dbnlb gene encoding drebrin-like b isoform X2, translating to MAVNLSKNGPALTAAYKEVVDEKSDTNWALFTYEGNSNDIRLVEKGDGGLEELVEELNSGKVMYAFCRVQDPNSGLPKYVLINWTGEGVKDARKGICANHVSAMANFLKGAHVTINARADEDVEPEAIMQKVAKASGANYSFHKEASNRFQDSGPQGPVGSVYQKTNAMSEIRKTNKDNFWAQAEKEEEKRRLEDRRKAEEERQKLERERKDRETKEAVQRDKRDKERSSQIDQQKKYQQQLEAESKEQEKQRWEAASLISQRAVNPREMFKQRERGETPSDSDAPSAAPDSPQPGRLRSPFLSKQAYESERAGSPPRQASPSPVPAAVVRATEPDLNDEQATFEKDEQEQETPPQEERKEEAPAANSYVEETTYEEPAQVDESNSYEMTVEETSDRGICARALYDYQAADDTEISFDPDDVITGIEMIDEGWWRGFGPDGHFGMFPANYVELM from the exons ATGGCTGTTAACCTCAGCAAAAATGGCCCTGCGTTAACAGCTGCCTATAAAGAAGTAGTAGATGAAAAATCCGACACGAACTG GGCCTTGTTCACCTACGAGGGAAACAGCAATGACATTCGCCTGGTAGAAAAAGGAG ATGGAGGCCTGGAGGAGCTGGTTGAGGAGCTCAACAGTGGAAAAGTGATGTACGCTTTCTGCCGGGTCCAGGATCCCAATTCCGGTCTGCCTAAATATGTCCTCATCAACTGG ACCGGAGAGGGTGTAAAAGATGCCAGGAAGGGAATATGTGCAAACCACGTCAGCGCCATGGCCAATTTCCTCAAG GGGGCCCATGTCACCATCAATGCCAGAGCAGATGAGGATGTGGAGCCTGAGGCGATCATGCAGAAGGTGGCCAAAGCTTCAGGAGCCAACTACAGCTTCCACAAAGAAGCCTCCAATCGCTTCCAGGACAGCGGCCCTCAGGGGCCCGTG GGTTCAGTGTACCAGAAAACCAACGCCATGTCAGAAATAAGGAAGACCAATAAAGACAACTTCTGGGCACAGGCAGAG aaagaagaggagaaacgtCGCCTGGAGGACCGTCGCAAGGCCGAGGAGGAGCGTCAAAAGctggagagggagaggaaagaCCGAGAGACCAAAGAGGCAGTGCAGAGGGACAAAAGGGACAAGGAGAGATCTTCTCAAATCGATCAACAAAA GAAgtatcagcagcagctggaagcCGAGAGCAAAGAGCAGGAAAAGCAACGCTGG GAAGCGGCTTCTCTGATCTCTCAACGCGCCGTGAACCCCAGGGAAATGTTCAAGCAGCGGGAGCGAGGAGAGACTCCCAGCGACTCGGACGCTCCCTCTGCTGCCCCCGACAGCCCTCAGCCAG GGCGACTTCGAAGCCCTTTTCTGTCTAAGCAAGCGTACGAATCTGAGCGAGCCGGCTCACCTCCGCGCCAAGCTTCTCCTTCTCCTGTGCCAGCTGCTGTTGTTCGTGCCACAG AACCGGATTTGAATGATGAGCAGGCCACATTTGAGAAAGATGAGCAGGAGCAGGAGACTCCTCCCCAGGAAGAGAGGAAAG aggagGCACCAGCTGCTAACTCGTATGTTGAAGAAACAACGTATGAAGAGCCTGCCCAG GTCGATGAGAGTAACTCTTATGAAATGACTGTAGAGGAAACGTCAGACAGAGGAATCTGTGCCAGAGCATTATATGACTATCAGGCTG CCGACGACACCGAGATCTCGTTCGACCCGGACGATGTCATCACCGGCATCGAAATGATCGACGAGGGCTGGTGGCGGGGATTCGGTCCGGACGGCCACTTCGGGATGTTCCCGGCCAATTACGTGGAGCTGATGTAG
- the dbnlb gene encoding drebrin-like b isoform X4, translated as MAVNLSKNGPALTAAYKEVVDEKSDTNWALFTYEGNSNDIRLVEKGDGGLEELVEELNSGKVMYAFCRVQDPNSGLPKYVLINWTGEGVKDARKGICANHVSAMANFLKGAHVTINARADEDVEPEAIMQKVAKASGANYSFHKEASNRFQDSGPQGPVGSVYQKTNAMSEIRKTNKDNFWAQAEKEEEKRRLEDRRKAEEERQKLERERKDRETKEAVQRDKRDKERSSQIDQQKKYQQQLEAESKEQEKQRWEEQQQQNDAAQRKAVRRGDSVEKANEAASLISQRAVNPREMFKQRERGETPSDSDAPSAAPDSPQPEPDLNDEQATFEKDEQEQETPPQEERKEEAPAANSYVEETTYEEPAQVDESNSYEMTVEETSDRGICARALYDYQAADDTEISFDPDDVITGIEMIDEGWWRGFGPDGHFGMFPANYVELM; from the exons ATGGCTGTTAACCTCAGCAAAAATGGCCCTGCGTTAACAGCTGCCTATAAAGAAGTAGTAGATGAAAAATCCGACACGAACTG GGCCTTGTTCACCTACGAGGGAAACAGCAATGACATTCGCCTGGTAGAAAAAGGAG ATGGAGGCCTGGAGGAGCTGGTTGAGGAGCTCAACAGTGGAAAAGTGATGTACGCTTTCTGCCGGGTCCAGGATCCCAATTCCGGTCTGCCTAAATATGTCCTCATCAACTGG ACCGGAGAGGGTGTAAAAGATGCCAGGAAGGGAATATGTGCAAACCACGTCAGCGCCATGGCCAATTTCCTCAAG GGGGCCCATGTCACCATCAATGCCAGAGCAGATGAGGATGTGGAGCCTGAGGCGATCATGCAGAAGGTGGCCAAAGCTTCAGGAGCCAACTACAGCTTCCACAAAGAAGCCTCCAATCGCTTCCAGGACAGCGGCCCTCAGGGGCCCGTG GGTTCAGTGTACCAGAAAACCAACGCCATGTCAGAAATAAGGAAGACCAATAAAGACAACTTCTGGGCACAGGCAGAG aaagaagaggagaaacgtCGCCTGGAGGACCGTCGCAAGGCCGAGGAGGAGCGTCAAAAGctggagagggagaggaaagaCCGAGAGACCAAAGAGGCAGTGCAGAGGGACAAAAGGGACAAGGAGAGATCTTCTCAAATCGATCAACAAAA GAAgtatcagcagcagctggaagcCGAGAGCAAAGAGCAGGAAAAGCAACGCTGG gaggagcagcagcagcagaacgaTGCAGCTCAGAGGAAAGCAGTCAGGAGAGGCGACTCTGTGGAGAAAGCCAAC GAAGCGGCTTCTCTGATCTCTCAACGCGCCGTGAACCCCAGGGAAATGTTCAAGCAGCGGGAGCGAGGAGAGACTCCCAGCGACTCGGACGCTCCCTCTGCTGCCCCCGACAGCCCTCAGCCAG AACCGGATTTGAATGATGAGCAGGCCACATTTGAGAAAGATGAGCAGGAGCAGGAGACTCCTCCCCAGGAAGAGAGGAAAG aggagGCACCAGCTGCTAACTCGTATGTTGAAGAAACAACGTATGAAGAGCCTGCCCAG GTCGATGAGAGTAACTCTTATGAAATGACTGTAGAGGAAACGTCAGACAGAGGAATCTGTGCCAGAGCATTATATGACTATCAGGCTG CCGACGACACCGAGATCTCGTTCGACCCGGACGATGTCATCACCGGCATCGAAATGATCGACGAGGGCTGGTGGCGGGGATTCGGTCCGGACGGCCACTTCGGGATGTTCCCGGCCAATTACGTGGAGCTGATGTAG
- the dbnlb gene encoding drebrin-like b isoform X1: MAVNLSKNGPALTAAYKEVVDEKSDTNWALFTYEGNSNDIRLVEKGDGGLEELVEELNSGKVMYAFCRVQDPNSGLPKYVLINWTGEGVKDARKGICANHVSAMANFLKGAHVTINARADEDVEPEAIMQKVAKASGANYSFHKEASNRFQDSGPQGPVGSVYQKTNAMSEIRKTNKDNFWAQAEKEEEKRRLEDRRKAEEERQKLERERKDRETKEAVQRDKRDKERSSQIDQQKKYQQQLEAESKEQEKQRWEEQQQQNDAAQRKAVRRGDSVEKANEAASLISQRAVNPREMFKQRERGETPSDSDAPSAAPDSPQPGRLRSPFLSKQAYESERAGSPPRQASPSPVPAAVVRATEPDLNDEQATFEKDEQEQETPPQEERKEEAPAANSYVEETTYEEPAQVDESNSYEMTVEETSDRGICARALYDYQAADDTEISFDPDDVITGIEMIDEGWWRGFGPDGHFGMFPANYVELM, translated from the exons ATGGCTGTTAACCTCAGCAAAAATGGCCCTGCGTTAACAGCTGCCTATAAAGAAGTAGTAGATGAAAAATCCGACACGAACTG GGCCTTGTTCACCTACGAGGGAAACAGCAATGACATTCGCCTGGTAGAAAAAGGAG ATGGAGGCCTGGAGGAGCTGGTTGAGGAGCTCAACAGTGGAAAAGTGATGTACGCTTTCTGCCGGGTCCAGGATCCCAATTCCGGTCTGCCTAAATATGTCCTCATCAACTGG ACCGGAGAGGGTGTAAAAGATGCCAGGAAGGGAATATGTGCAAACCACGTCAGCGCCATGGCCAATTTCCTCAAG GGGGCCCATGTCACCATCAATGCCAGAGCAGATGAGGATGTGGAGCCTGAGGCGATCATGCAGAAGGTGGCCAAAGCTTCAGGAGCCAACTACAGCTTCCACAAAGAAGCCTCCAATCGCTTCCAGGACAGCGGCCCTCAGGGGCCCGTG GGTTCAGTGTACCAGAAAACCAACGCCATGTCAGAAATAAGGAAGACCAATAAAGACAACTTCTGGGCACAGGCAGAG aaagaagaggagaaacgtCGCCTGGAGGACCGTCGCAAGGCCGAGGAGGAGCGTCAAAAGctggagagggagaggaaagaCCGAGAGACCAAAGAGGCAGTGCAGAGGGACAAAAGGGACAAGGAGAGATCTTCTCAAATCGATCAACAAAA GAAgtatcagcagcagctggaagcCGAGAGCAAAGAGCAGGAAAAGCAACGCTGG gaggagcagcagcagcagaacgaTGCAGCTCAGAGGAAAGCAGTCAGGAGAGGCGACTCTGTGGAGAAAGCCAAC GAAGCGGCTTCTCTGATCTCTCAACGCGCCGTGAACCCCAGGGAAATGTTCAAGCAGCGGGAGCGAGGAGAGACTCCCAGCGACTCGGACGCTCCCTCTGCTGCCCCCGACAGCCCTCAGCCAG GGCGACTTCGAAGCCCTTTTCTGTCTAAGCAAGCGTACGAATCTGAGCGAGCCGGCTCACCTCCGCGCCAAGCTTCTCCTTCTCCTGTGCCAGCTGCTGTTGTTCGTGCCACAG AACCGGATTTGAATGATGAGCAGGCCACATTTGAGAAAGATGAGCAGGAGCAGGAGACTCCTCCCCAGGAAGAGAGGAAAG aggagGCACCAGCTGCTAACTCGTATGTTGAAGAAACAACGTATGAAGAGCCTGCCCAG GTCGATGAGAGTAACTCTTATGAAATGACTGTAGAGGAAACGTCAGACAGAGGAATCTGTGCCAGAGCATTATATGACTATCAGGCTG CCGACGACACCGAGATCTCGTTCGACCCGGACGATGTCATCACCGGCATCGAAATGATCGACGAGGGCTGGTGGCGGGGATTCGGTCCGGACGGCCACTTCGGGATGTTCCCGGCCAATTACGTGGAGCTGATGTAG
- the dbnlb gene encoding drebrin-like b isoform X5, with the protein MAVNLSKNGPALTAAYKEVVDEKSDTNWALFTYEGNSNDIRLVEKGDGGLEELVEELNSGKVMYAFCRVQDPNSGLPKYVLINWTGEGVKDARKGICANHVSAMANFLKGAHVTINARADEDVEPEAIMQKVAKASGANYSFHKEASNRFQDSGPQGPVGSVYQKTNAMSEIRKTNKDNFWAQAEKEEEKRRLEDRRKAEEERQKLERERKDRETKEAVQRDKRDKERSSQIDQQKKYQQQLEAESKEQEKQRWEEQQQQNDAAQRKAVRRGDSVEKANEAASLISQRAVNPREMFKQRERGETPSDSDAPSAAPDSPQPEEAPAANSYVEETTYEEPAQVDESNSYEMTVEETSDRGICARALYDYQAADDTEISFDPDDVITGIEMIDEGWWRGFGPDGHFGMFPANYVELM; encoded by the exons ATGGCTGTTAACCTCAGCAAAAATGGCCCTGCGTTAACAGCTGCCTATAAAGAAGTAGTAGATGAAAAATCCGACACGAACTG GGCCTTGTTCACCTACGAGGGAAACAGCAATGACATTCGCCTGGTAGAAAAAGGAG ATGGAGGCCTGGAGGAGCTGGTTGAGGAGCTCAACAGTGGAAAAGTGATGTACGCTTTCTGCCGGGTCCAGGATCCCAATTCCGGTCTGCCTAAATATGTCCTCATCAACTGG ACCGGAGAGGGTGTAAAAGATGCCAGGAAGGGAATATGTGCAAACCACGTCAGCGCCATGGCCAATTTCCTCAAG GGGGCCCATGTCACCATCAATGCCAGAGCAGATGAGGATGTGGAGCCTGAGGCGATCATGCAGAAGGTGGCCAAAGCTTCAGGAGCCAACTACAGCTTCCACAAAGAAGCCTCCAATCGCTTCCAGGACAGCGGCCCTCAGGGGCCCGTG GGTTCAGTGTACCAGAAAACCAACGCCATGTCAGAAATAAGGAAGACCAATAAAGACAACTTCTGGGCACAGGCAGAG aaagaagaggagaaacgtCGCCTGGAGGACCGTCGCAAGGCCGAGGAGGAGCGTCAAAAGctggagagggagaggaaagaCCGAGAGACCAAAGAGGCAGTGCAGAGGGACAAAAGGGACAAGGAGAGATCTTCTCAAATCGATCAACAAAA GAAgtatcagcagcagctggaagcCGAGAGCAAAGAGCAGGAAAAGCAACGCTGG gaggagcagcagcagcagaacgaTGCAGCTCAGAGGAAAGCAGTCAGGAGAGGCGACTCTGTGGAGAAAGCCAAC GAAGCGGCTTCTCTGATCTCTCAACGCGCCGTGAACCCCAGGGAAATGTTCAAGCAGCGGGAGCGAGGAGAGACTCCCAGCGACTCGGACGCTCCCTCTGCTGCCCCCGACAGCCCTCAGCCAG aggagGCACCAGCTGCTAACTCGTATGTTGAAGAAACAACGTATGAAGAGCCTGCCCAG GTCGATGAGAGTAACTCTTATGAAATGACTGTAGAGGAAACGTCAGACAGAGGAATCTGTGCCAGAGCATTATATGACTATCAGGCTG CCGACGACACCGAGATCTCGTTCGACCCGGACGATGTCATCACCGGCATCGAAATGATCGACGAGGGCTGGTGGCGGGGATTCGGTCCGGACGGCCACTTCGGGATGTTCCCGGCCAATTACGTGGAGCTGATGTAG
- the ube2d4 gene encoding ubiquitin-conjugating enzyme E2 D4 isoform X1, whose product MTAARRLPNLNPTVSVAIYGMANGPLEQAMELSDLQRDPPAQCSAGPVGDDLFHWQATIMGPSDSPYQSGVFFLTIHFPTDYPFKPPKVAFTTKIYHPNINSNGSICLDILRSQWSPALTVSKVLLSICSLLCDPNPDDPLVPEIAHTYKADREKYNKLAREWTQKYAM is encoded by the exons ATGACAGCTGCACGGCGGTTGCCAAATTTGAACCCTACAGTCAGTGTTGCCATATATGGAATGGCAAATGGGCCACTGGAGCAGGCTATG GAACTGTCCGACCTGCAGAGGGACCCTCCTGCCCAGTGTTCTGCTGGACCAGTCGGTGATGACT tGTTTCATTGGCAGGCAACAATAATGGGTCCA AGTGACAGTCCATACCAGAGTGGAGTGTTTTTCCTCACCATTCACTTTCCAACAGATTATCCCTTCAAACCACCAAAA GTTGCGTTCACAACAAAAATATACCACCCTAATATCAACAGCAATGGAAGTATTTGTCTGGACATCCTGAGGTCACAGTGGTCACCTGCACTCACAGTGTCAAAAG TATTATTGTCTATCTGCTCCCTTCTTTGTGATCCAAATCCAGATGACCCTCTGGTTCCAGAGATTGCTCATACATACAAAGCTGACAGGGAAAA GTACAACAAACTAGCAAGAGAATGGACTCAGAAGTATGCTATGTGA
- the ube2d4 gene encoding ubiquitin-conjugating enzyme E2 D4 isoform X2, translated as MALKRIQKELSDLQRDPPAQCSAGPVGDDLFHWQATIMGPSDSPYQSGVFFLTIHFPTDYPFKPPKVAFTTKIYHPNINSNGSICLDILRSQWSPALTVSKVLLSICSLLCDPNPDDPLVPEIAHTYKADREKYNKLAREWTQKYAM; from the exons ATGGCGTTGAAAAGAATTCAGAAG GAACTGTCCGACCTGCAGAGGGACCCTCCTGCCCAGTGTTCTGCTGGACCAGTCGGTGATGACT tGTTTCATTGGCAGGCAACAATAATGGGTCCA AGTGACAGTCCATACCAGAGTGGAGTGTTTTTCCTCACCATTCACTTTCCAACAGATTATCCCTTCAAACCACCAAAA GTTGCGTTCACAACAAAAATATACCACCCTAATATCAACAGCAATGGAAGTATTTGTCTGGACATCCTGAGGTCACAGTGGTCACCTGCACTCACAGTGTCAAAAG TATTATTGTCTATCTGCTCCCTTCTTTGTGATCCAAATCCAGATGACCCTCTGGTTCCAGAGATTGCTCATACATACAAAGCTGACAGGGAAAA GTACAACAAACTAGCAAGAGAATGGACTCAGAAGTATGCTATGTGA